Sequence from the Pontibacter pudoricolor genome:
TCCTGCTTTTCATCTCGTACCGCCCGGAAAGCCATGATACTGTTAAGCGAACTGTTTAGTACGCCCTGCACTACATTGCTCAGTGTTTTAGAAGTAGTTACATCTACAAAACTAACCACTACACCATCTTTATTGCCGTCATGTTTCAGGTAAGGGATAATGCGCATCAGGTAAAATTTACCGTCAGTGGTTTCTACTTCCTGTTCAATATCTACCGACGTGTTATTTACCTTTTTAATATCCTCAATTAAGCGGCTGTATTTAAGGTTATGTGACAGGTGATGGATCGGCCTGCCAAGGTCGCTGTCTATAATATTAATCAGGCCATCTATAGACGGCGTAAATTTGCGGATAACCAGGAAGTGATCTACGAAGAGCTGCCCTACATTGGAACTCCTGATATAGTTGTCCAGGTCTTCGTTAAGCTCCTGCAGTTCTTTTATTTTTAGCTGATGTTCGGAGTTTACAGTGTGCAGTTCTTCGTTCAGCGACTGCATTTCTTCGTTAGAGCTTTGCAGTTCCTCATTCGATGACATGAGTTCCTCGTTGGTGCTCTGCAGTTCTTCGTTAGCGGTGCTCAGGTCCTGTACCGTTAACTGAAGGCTTTCACGGGCATCTTTCAGCTCTGTTTCCAGGGAAGTAAGCTGCTGGTAATAATCTGTGTCCGAAACAAAGCTAAGGTCTGTCACTTTTGGTATCGGGGCTACTTCTCCCATTTCCTGCAACAGGATAAGAATAACTTTGGGCTGCCCCTTGTCCATAACTATAGGCCGGATAGAAACATGCACCATCTGCTCCTTTTTACCCAACTTTACAGCTACCTGGCGGGCAATTACTTTACGGTCCTGCTTTATTGCCTTCCGGATGCCAACACTCAGCGTAACAGCCAGTTCTTCGGGCACCATTTTCAGCAGGTTAAAGTGCAGGCGCTTGTCCGGGAATTTCAGGAAACGGTTAATATCGCCGATGCCGTGCAGCAACTGGTAATTTTCATCTACATAAAGGCCGGTGACCTTAAAGTCTTCGGCAACGGCATCCATAAAACCATTGTTATACTGCACCACAGGCGAATTTTTGGCCTTCGCAATATGATCCTGGTAGCCGGCACTGTTTGTATAGTCTGTGATACCGTACGATTGCTTTATGCCTTTGCTTTCCTTTATTTTCCTGAAGAGCTTCCACTTTCTGTTCTCTTCCGAGAAAAAGGGCTTCATTTCGCCGATGTGCTCGCTTGGCCCCAGCAGCAGGTAGCCACCCAGGTTAAGTGCATACGGGAAAAGCGAAAGGACTTTATTCTGCAGGCTTGAGTTCAGGTAAATGAGCATATTGCGGCACGTGATCAGGTCGATCTTGCTGTAAGGCGGATCTTTCTGAAGGTCGTGCTGTGCAAAGACAACCATTTTCCGGATATCATCATGTATGCAATAGCGGTTTGCTTTGCGCACAAAGAACTTTTCCAGCCGTTCTGCCGATACTTGCTTTGCAATGGATAGCGGGTAACTGCCTTTGGACGCTTCTGTAATGGCCTGCTGGTCGATATCGGTGGCAAAAAGCTTAACATTTGGCTCCTGCTCTAATTTATCGTAAGCCTCCCTGAAAAGGATGGCAAGAGAATACACTTCTTCGCCGGTACTGCAGGCGGCAACCCATACTTTTACAGCTTCATTCGCTTCTTTCCCGGAAATTATAGTTGGTATAACCTCCTGCTCCAGTAGCTCAAAGGCCTCCGGGTCGCGGAAAAAGCTGGTTACATTTATAAAGAATTCCTGGCAAAGCTTTTTGATCTCAGCCGGATTGTCATGCAGAAAATCGAGGTACGATTTCATGTTTTTCACCTTCAGGTGATCCATGCGCTTGCGAATCCGGCGGTTTATAGTTGCCTCTTTATAGTTGGTAAAGTCGGTTTGGGTATGGATACAGATAAGGTCAAGTATCTCTTTAAATATGTCCTCGTCTTCGCCCTGTAAGTCTTGTTCTATTAAATTCTTCACCAGCGGTATTTTACGGGTGTACTCCATTATCTCCTCAGGCATGTTCTCTGGAGGCAGCACATAATCAACAAATCCGGCATCTATGGCACTGCGTGGCATACCGTCGAATTTAGCAGTGGCCGGGTCCTGCACTACAACCATTCCACCAGCCTTCTTTATAGCTTTCGCGCCTTTGGTACCATCTGTTCCGGTACCCGACAAAACTATACCAATAGCAAGTTTGCCGCGTGCCTTGGCAATAGATTCGAAAAAAAGATCGATTGCAAAATTCGGCTCCCGGCTGCGGGTTTTATCTTCCAGGCGAAGGCGGCCATGCTCTATAGTTAATTGTTTGCCACTTGGCAGAACATACACACAGTTTGGCCTTGTAAACATATTGTCTTCTGCCTCCTGTACCTGCATGCTGGTATGTTTGCTCAGTAATTCAGCCATCAGGCTTTTATGATCCGGCGAAAGGTGTTGTATAATTACAAAGGAAAAACTGGAGTTATTCGGAAAATGATCGAACAGTTTATGGATGGCCTCTAACCCACCTGCAGAGGCGCCGATACCTACCAGGTAATGATCTGTAGGTTTAGTGTCTTTGTTAGTTTTCAGTGTATTAGTTGATGCCATACTATGCGTTGATCTGTTTGCTTTCCGGGGAAGGTGGTATTATGATATCAGTGCTGTTAACCTATAGTTAGTATCTTCCCTTTAGCAGCTTTTCAAGTAGTGCATTACGCAAGGTATCGGCCGCGGTAAGCTCCTCCTTCTGCCACGGGGCAGATGTATTCTTAACTGTTTCTTTATAGATATGGAAGGAGTTACGCGGATGATAGCTCTTTCCATCAGGCTCCATCTGGATGGCATTGTTAGGGTCGCCGCCCCAGCTTACAGTCTGTATAAGCTCCGGCCTGAAGCCAAGTACAAATTCTCCCTGTTCGGCATTAACAGGAATAGCAATAAGGCCACTGGCCACCTCTTTATAGTCTTTGCTATGCGGATATTCTGACGGCAACGAATTGGTTACATACATTCCATCTGTTTTTGTGCGACGTAACCATGAGAGCAATTCCTTTACTTCCTGATTATTGGGAGTTATGCCTTTGGTCCATGTATTCCCTTCCGATGCTACTACTGCGCCCGAAAGCGACAACAGGTCCAGTATCGTAATGTCACCATCCAGCAGTCCTTCAGCAAAGTTAGACGATGTGTAAAGCTGCTCCATTAGCTTTAAATGGATGTTGCGTAGCTGCACCCGAAGTTCCATGTGCTCTTCTTTCTGCTTTGCCTCCAATTGTACTGAAAGTATGTCTGAGAGCAACTCCATTGCTGAACGAAGTTCGTACCTCGGGTATTTTGCCGTTTTATGGTGGCAGGAAATAAGCCCCCATAGCTTGCCTTCGATGATGATCGGGAGCGACATAGAAGCCGTGATCTTCATATTGGCCAGGTACTCTAAATGCACGTTGGCAACACTGCGCAGGTTGGTTTCAGAAAGATCGGTAAAACGTTGCGTAACAGGGTTGATGACCGGCACAAGGCGTACGGGCGTATAGTTGCGGTTAGGAATCAGGCGGTAAGGGTTACGGAAGTAAAGGTCGCGGGCCTGCTTGGGCACATCTGAGGCCGGAAAGCGAAGCCCCATGTAATCATCCATATCAGCTTCTTTCGCCTGCCCTATAACTATACCATTCCACTGTGTGTCGAACTGGTAAACAAGCACTTTGTCAAAACCTGTAAACTTCTTGAATTCTTCTGAAAAACGCTGTGCAAGTTCCTGCACCGTACCCGATTGTTTAAGAAGTGTGGTTATATATTTTATATCGCGGTAAAGGCTCGTAAAATGCTCTGTTCCAATTGCCGTATTTTCTTCCAGTTCAACCAGTATATAATCATCCTGCGGCAGCACTACTGCATCGAACGTCTTTTGTATGCCCTGCGCCAAAAATGGTAAGGTAAACGGAATCTTGTCCTGGCTGGCCTGGCCTGCTATTTTTGCCACTAGCTCTTCGTGTTTCTCCTGCGGAACGTAGGCAGAGAGTGGCTGCCCCAGTAATTCGTCAACTGAAACTGACAGTAAATCTCCGGCATTCTCACTTATCTGCAAGATCCTGTAGTCATTTTTTTCCAGCACCAGCAACACGCCATGTGGCTGTACCAGGTTTACCAGATGTAGCGGTATAGTTCCGCACATCTCGGAATCATAATTCTTATTTATTGTAATATTGATAGGTGCAGTTTTTTTGTCCATCGTTTTTTATAAAGGGTAATCTGCCCGACTGAGCAAATAGTAATCATATTCACTAACCACTTTGAACCAGAAGTAAAGCAGTTAATTATAATATTGTTTACAGTTTTACTCATGCACAACAGCGAATATGGTATACCCCAGTTTAAAGATATTACTAAAACAGAAAAAATCAGCGGTTTTCTACCCAATTTATAGCATCATTTCTCAAAACGAATCTGAGAAATTGCACCTCTGTTGCCATTAAACCCTGCAACTCACTGCCGATTTTGTCGCCAAAGCTGCCCGGTTTTGCTACATGAATAAAATTCTGAAGGCCAATGTGTTTCATTTTTCGTACCCATATACGGGAAAACCAGTCAATAGTATCAAACCAAACTGATTTGATGTTACTGCAATCGTTCACCAACGTTATACAGGTATTCGTTTCGCACCATTCTACCACCCAGTTCATCACCGGCTCTACCTGTGTTTTTGTAGAGTAACCATGCCATTCTGCAACTATAGTCATTGGGGTAGACAGGTAAGTTACCTTGCAATATATTCTGCCAAATTCATTCCTGAACTCTTGCGCTGGTGTAGGTGCATTGGCAGCAGACTTTATGTGATTTTGAGATATGGTCAGGGCGCTGAAGATTAAAATTTCATAACAGAAATATGCTGCTATGTTACCACGCTACCAGACGTTTTACTACCTGCACTTAAAGTTAATAAAGGAGGAACCGGAGGCTGCCCGGTTAAAAAAAACTTCTGATAGCTGCCAGATACAAAGATAGCCCGGCGAAGTGTATGAAACAGAAAGGACAACATTAAAGCTGTGTCAGGAATAAATTTAAACTTGTGTCGTAAAAAATACGACACAAGTTTAAGTGAAACTATAGTTCTGTTGCGAACTTATAGTTGATGACCGGTCTATGCCAGTTCATTTTCAAGGCAATAACGGATCAGGTCTGTGTTGGACGTGAATTTCATTTTCTCGAAAATACGGTTTCGATACGTATTAACGGTGCTCAGGGTAATACTCAGGTTCTCAGCTATACTTTTAAGCGATTCGCCTTCTGCTATTTTACATAGGATCTGGAATTCACGGTCAGATAATATCTCATGAGCAGCATCGGGTTTGCCATTGTTTACCACCGTTTCAGCAAGCAACTCAGCCAGCGAAGCCGAAATATACTTGTTCCCGTTCCATATTTTCTGGATGGCTGCTACCAACTCATCACCTGCACTTTCTTTCGAAAGATAACCGGATGCACCGGCTTTCAGTGACCGTAAAGCATAGGTTTTTTCGGGGTACATGCTCAGGATCAGTACCGGTATATTCGGGTAAAGACGCTTCATGTCCAACAGCACATCGAGCCCGCTTTTAACAGGCATATTAATATCCAGCACAACAAAGTTTGCCTGGCTTTTTTTCAGCTTATTAAGCACTTCCGCTCCATTCACAGCTTCGGCAACTACGGTAATATTTGGTTCGTCTTTCAGCACTTTCTTCAGTCCTTCCCTGATCAGCACGTAGTCATCTGCGATCAACAATTTAATCATTCTTTCTCTTGGGTATTCTAATTTCTAAATTTAAACAGTGGCAAGTGCAGTAAACGGCACTTCAAGTATAATTCTGGTTCCTTTATCAGGCATCGAATCAAACGTGAGGGTGGCACCAATACGGTCGGCTCTTTCCTGCATGCCAAGAAGCCCAAACGTCCTTAATTCTGTTAGGTTGTCTGCTTGCATTCCTTTTCCGTTATCTGTCACCTCAAACCGGAAATGATTATCCGCTTTATCTATTGTTATTGTTGCTGCAGATGCCTCTGAATGCCGAGCGATATTGGTTATGGACTCTTGTATAATCCTGAAAACTTCGATGGATGCCTCCTGCCCTAGCGGAATATATTTCAGCGAGGTGTTTAGTTCCATGGTAATGGCGGTGCGTTTCTGAAACTCCTGTGCCTGCGATTCGATCTCTGATAGTAACCCGAAATTATCAAGCACAGTCGGGCGCAGGGTAGCCACAATCTCCCTGACAGCTGTTATCGAACTGTTTATAGTTTTCATCATAGATTGCAGCTCGGCATAGAACAGGTCTTTTTCAATCTGGCCGGCTGCCAGCATTTTCATAATAAGGGTCAGGTCGATTTTTAAGGCAGTAAAGGCCTGTCCAAGTTCGTCGTGCAATTCACGGGCAATGTATTTGCGTTCGTCTTCGCGCATTACCTGTAAGTGCTTTGTAAGGGCCTGCAACTTTTTGTGCGACTCCGACAGCGATTCTTCCGCTTTCTTGTTTTCCCTGATCTGCTTCTGTAATTGCCTGTTAGCCTTTTGCAGCTCTGAGGTACGTTTTTCAACACGCAACTCTAGCTCAAAATTGTACTTCCCTAATGTATCATTCGCCAACTTTAGCTCCTGGTTTGTAGCAGCCAGCATTTCGGCAATGGCATTGGCTTTGTACTCACTCTCTTCCAGGGCCTGCCGCACAAATACCTGTTCTGTAATATCGGTTACCAACGTGTAAAATCCATGCACTACCCCATCACGTATGTCTGGCACATAACAGCAATGAATGTACTTCACAAAGTCTTCGCGGTAAGGCATGCGCGACTCAAAAACAATTGACTTTCCGGCTAGTACCTTATCAATATATCCTTTTACATTTTGATAAGGTACCTCGCCGATTATATCCCTGACCTTTCTGCCAATAAGGTCTTCTGACTTGATCCGAAACCACTTTTCGTAAGCCTTGTTAGCAAAGCGATATCTTTCCGCTCTATCCAGGTAACCAATAAGTACCGGGAGAGAGTTAGTAACAAGTCGCAGTTGCTTTACACTAGCTTCCTCGGCCTTGCGTGCCCTTACCTGCTCGGTCACTTCCAGGGCAAACACCACTACACCATTTACCTGTTCCTGGTCGTTATAACGCGCTTGCTGTATATACCGGAAATACCTGTCTTCCATCACACCATCTTCGGGCCGTACAAACGGGATCAGCATTTCCTTTTCTTCATGTGTGATACCGGTTTCATAAACCTTACGGAAGGTCCTGTAAACCTTATTATCCTTAATTTCCGGGAGAGCATCTAAAATTGGTTTTCCTAATAACTCACGCTCCGGGAAAAGCGCGGCATATTCCGGATTAACCAGTTCATACACCAGATCAGGGCCATCCAGAATACAGATTGCGGCTGGCGCCTGCATAAATAAACTGTTTAAACGCAGGCTTTGCCGTTCGGCATCTCTCTGTGCCACCCGAAGTTCCTTTGTTCGCTGCTCCACCCGGTCTTCCAGTTTACGGCTTAGTTCCTGCAAAGCCACGGCATTCTTTTCCACCTGCTGTCGGGATTTCACAAACTCAGTTACATCCAGTGAAAAGATCAACACACCACTTACCTGTCCCTGCGCATCAAACAGGGCCTGGTATATAAAATTCCAGTACAGGTCTTCTGCAGGCTGGCCCTGGTAACGGGACAATGGTGCCAGCAGCTCTTTACCCTCGAACGTTTCTGCAGTGTCATATACCTTCCGGATTATATCATAAACAGGTTGGTCCTTCAGTTCGGGTAAAGCTTCAAACAAAGGGAGCCCCAGCATCTCACGCCCTGGGAAAAGTTGCTGATAGGTTTTATTCACCACCTTAAACACCAATTCGGGACCTTCCAGTAAAGCAAAAGCGGCAGGTGCCTGCTCAAACAAACGTTCCAGTCGGAGCCGTTGCTGTTCGGCCTGTGCTAAGGCGTTCCGTTCACGTTCCTGGCTTTCCTTCAGCTGCCGTTTGGCACAGATTTCTTCCGTAACATTAATTGTTTCATGGAGAATGCAGGCCACGTCTCCCTCTTCGTTCAGTATAGGTACTGTGTTTGTGTTCCAGTAACGTTCTATAAAACTGCCTGTGTTCTCAGGATCTGAAATGTCATATCGCAGGGCTTTTAGTTTGTAGGGTACTCCTTTTGTAAGTACCCGCTGAAACACTTCTTTCAGAGTAGCTGTTGGCGATACTTCTGATGCACCCGGGTTGTCAGGAAATATATCAAAAATATACTGCCCTACTATGTTTTCGCGTATTGTAAAAGTTTCTTTCAGCAAAGAATCTGTAGCTCCCAGTATGCGCAGCTCCTGCGAAACTATAAGCCCTAACTCAGACTGAGCTTCAAATATTTTCAATAAAGGCAGGTTTTGGATACTACCCATTTCCTGTAAAGTAGAAGATGAACTGTGAGACATATTCGTGTCTTTATAGTTAAACAAATCACTACTGAACACAGTCATCATTACAGTTGAAGTGCTCGCTACTACCAGCGCTGAACGCTGCGGCTAAAAGAAAACGGATGCATGCCGAGGCAATGCAATAAGAGGAGCGCCTTAGTGGCTCCGCAAACTATACTTTAACCGATACGGGTTCGGCAAAAGTCTTTACTGAACAGCAAAGAGGCAGAACAAATTCATTTTAGCTGATTTGCTACCAGTTAATTGCCATGTTTACCAGCAACGCACTGCTGTATGGAAACACATAAAATCAGCTTCTTTTTATAGTTGCAGACAGGAGTTGGTTAGTATAAACAATATATACCATCATTAACATAAACCTCATTATCAGCGTACTAAATTAACTGTTGCTTTTGCAGCTTATCTGTAGCAAATACAAAAATAACTAAGGGAAATAACTCTTAAAAAAATGGTAGAAATAAACGTAGAAAGAAAAAAGAAACCGGTATGGCCCTGGATACTCCTGCTGCTTATAGTAGGACTTATTATATGGGCAATTGTTGAAATGACAAACAACAACAACGATACGGTTATTGATGAAAACCCCGGCACAGGCATGGTTATTCCGGCACATCAACAACAGCCATACTACTCTAAAAAAATTGCATAAAAAGCACCTGTAACAAACTATAACTATGAAAGACAAAGAACTAAGAAATGACAGACTGATAGCACTAAGTGCTATGAAAGACTACAAAGTGGCAAAAGACAACCCCGATGTACTGGGCTGGAGAGTAGTGGGCGCTGATGGCGAAAGCTTAGGTATTGTTCGCGACCTGATCGTGGACCCCAAGGTAATGAAGGCCCGTTACCTGTCTGTGGTAGCAGACCGCAAATTTTTTAAAACTGATAACGACCAGCACTTATTAGTTCCGATCGGTGCAGCGGCCCTCGATAAAAAAGGAAGAAAGGTTTTCTTGTCGGCAATAGACTCCAACTCTATTGGCAGGTACCCGGTATACCAGGGCGGCCCGATTACGGAAGATTACGAATATGCTGTACGGGAAACATACCAGCGGTCACAGCGCGATGTGCTGCATGATGACCCGAACAGGTATAAAGAAGAATTTGATGAGGCGCTGACGAGAACCGACCGCGAACCTCAGGAAATACGCGAAGATTTTTACAACACGGATACCTATAACGAAGATCGGTTCTATACCTCAGACCAGGAAGTGTACCGCGACAGGGCCTACCCTACTTATGAAAATGATCAGACAAGCACAACTATAGATACGAACCGGGAAGTCAGTCCACAATCTGTAGAGGAATCGATTGCAACTATAGAACGGCTGGAACAACTCCGGGAACGAGGTGCCCTTACATCAGAAGAATTTATTACCTTGAAAAGGCGTGCTCTGAACCTGTAAGCCAAAGAAATTTTATGGTAGCGCACTACTCCGCCGGCAACTATAAACTGGCTGGGTTTATAGTATAAAAACTGCAATCCTGATGCGTAACACAATGTTTAAATTGTCGGGCACCCTCCTTCTATTTCTGTTTGCTTTAGCTGCTTTCAGGGCTCCTGATATATCCCGGCATGCACTAGCCGCAACCGGTCAGATTAAACAAACCGACAGCCTGGAGAGTGCCTGGCGTTTAACAGGTAAAAATAAAGCAGATGGCATTTCAACTATAAAACTTGTGCAGGATGGTTACTTTTACTGTAGCTGTTTACGATGAGCAGAACAGGAGATTTATAGGTACTTACGGCGGTACTTATAGTTTAGCAAACGGCCACCTGACTGAGAACTATGAATTCAGCACGTTCGATGCTACGCAGGTTGGCAGAACGGTTACCGGTACGTCAACTATAAAAAATGGCAGGTGGCAGACAACCGGGCCTGGTAACAAAACTGGTGAAGCCTGGAAAAAACTAAACGAGCAGAACAACAACTCGCCGCTGGCTGGCACATGGTGCATAACGGGCCGCGAGCGCAATAGCGAAATGAGCGCCGTGCGTCCGGGACCACGAAAAACGTTAAAGATTTTGTCAGATACACGTTTCCAGTGGATCGCTTTTAACACCGAAACTGCAGAGTTTTCCGGCACCGGCGGCGGCAGGTATACTGCCGAAAATGGCAAGTACACCGAACACATCGAATTCTTTTCACGCGACTCGAGCCGGGTTGGTATGCAGCTTAGCTTTAACTACGAAGTAAAAGACGGCAGATGGCAACACTCCGGTCAGAGTAGCACTGGCAGTAAAGTAAACGAGATCTGGGAACGGATAACTGCAAAGTAAACTATAGTTTCTCAGGCGAGAAGCTTAGTCTTCCTTCTGCTTTATAGCATCATAAAATACAGGGCTAAAATAGCGCAGGTTTTCGACGACGCAGGCCAGGCTGTAAAACTTTTCGGGTTTCACTTCAGAAGTGTTGGCTAATGCTTCTAAAATTGTATCAAGGACTTGCGTATAGTTTGTTTCAAATTCTTCGGAGGTCATAAGTACGTGGCTAAAATATTGTATACCAAAAGATACAAACTAAAACTTATAATAATTCGATTTAAGGAAAAAAAAACGCGGAACAGTTTCCTTCCCCGCGCTTTTCATTTAATATAAACTATAGGCTATAGTTTATACAACTCCTTCCTGTCCTGCTACGGCTTCCATGCTTATAGTTTTTTCATCTCTGCTTTATTCAAACTGCTTTATGACAGCAGCGTCGTAAGCTGAAGAAGTTAACCGGTCAGGTTCAAACATCTCAGTCCTTTATTGCCTGTCAGGCAATTTGCTAAAGTTTCTTTCATCATCCTGAAAACGCGCTAAACAATATCCTAAACGAAATGAATCTCATATATAGAAAATAAAACCAGTACTATAAATAAGAGAATATCATCTCAGATTATTCAAACCCCTCAGAAAACATTTCCGTATTGTAACAAAGCACTATTTTATTAAACTTTGCTAACTCTGCGAAGGTATAGTTATTATAGAACTAGTGCTTATTCTCCCTTAAGCGGGCTTCTGATATGAAACCACATATATACCTTTATATATTCTTTTTCGGCTGTCTATTATTTCAAACTTCCTGTGCTAGCAGGCAGAATTCAACCTATTTTAACAATGCCAGCAAATCAGAATATACCCAGCAAGTAGAAAACCTTGAGCCTATTATCCAGAAGAACGATCTCCTGAGCATATCTGTATACAGTCTGAACCCTGAAGCAACAGAAATATTTAATGAATCAAACGCCAATACAGGACGATCTTCAACGGCAACAAGCAACATCTCTCAGTCTGTAGGCTACTTAGTAGATCAGGAAGGAAACATACAGTTCCCGCTTTTGGGGCGGGTAAAGGCAGCCGGATTAAGCAAAAAGGACCTGAGAGATAATATCAGAACGGAACTGCTTAGAAGAAAGCTTTTAATAGAACCTAGTGTAGATATCCGCTACTTAAACTATAAAGTTTCGGTACTGGGTGAGGTTGCCCGCCCTTCTGTGCTCACCATTCCGAATGAAAAAATAACGCTGCTTGAAGCTTTAGGCCTGGCAGGGGACTTAACCATCTTTGCTAACCGCGAAAATATACTGCTTATAAGGGAAGAAGAAGGGAAGAAAAAGCTGACACGCATAAACTTAACAACGGATGAGCTTTTCACTTCCCCTAATTACTACTTGAAATCCAATGATATCATTTATGTGGAGCCAAATAAAACTAAGATTCAGAGTGTAAGTCCGGTCAGGCAGTGGCTGCCGGTTGTATTCAGCGGATTATCTATTGTTGTGATTGCTATTGATAGGTTGACGAGATAATTATTTATAAAGCTTATGAGTAAAACAGTGCCAAATACTGCCGGAGAGAATATCCTTCCTGCGTTAGTTAACAAGTATTTTCCTTATTGGCCATTGTTCGTGCTTTTAGTAGCTGCTGCCCTGGCATTTGCCTGGGCTTACCTAAAATATTATGCCACACCAACATACGAGGTTACGGCATCACTTATGATGAAAGATGAGAAAAAAGGTGTCAGCGATTCCAGGATGACAGAATCAATAGACGCATTTATGTCAAATAAGATTGTTGAAAATGAGATTAATGTAATACATTCTAATTCCTTGATGAAAAAGGTAGTAGAGGAGCTTGATCTTACTACGCCTGTATATGAGGAAGGACAGTTCAAAGTTTTGTCTGCCTACACTTCTTCCCCTATCAGGATAACCCTGAAAAACCCTGATAAAACGGACGAGCAGGAAAAGATCTACTTCTCATTTAATAAAAATAACAGCACTGTAAAGATAGGCAACACAGCTTACCCGCTTAACAAATGGGTAGATACACCTTACGGAACGATGCGGTTCACGAAGAATAAAAACATGACCCGTGTACCTGATGGCCCTTTATATTTCTCCATTTTAAGTCCAAGCAGGGCATCTGACCAATTACTACAAAAGATCACAATTGAGCCATCCGGAAAGCTATCAACTATAGTTTACCTGTCTCTATATGATAGTGTGCCGAAAAGAGGTGAGGATATACTTAATGCGTTGATAAATGCTTACAGCAATTTGGCTATTTCTGAAAGGAACAAGCTGGCAATTCAGACCCTTAGTTTTGTGGAAGACAGGATAAAGCTGATAGAGGACGAATTGGAAGAGCTTGAAAGCAAAGTAGTAAAATTTAAATCTACCCGGGGGCAGTAGACCTGAGTGAACAGGGAAGAATGTATTTGCAGAATGTAGGCGATAACGACCGTAAGATAGCTGAAATAAATACGCAG
This genomic interval carries:
- a CDS encoding PAS domain-containing protein — its product is MMTVFSSDLFNYKDTNMSHSSSSTLQEMGSIQNLPLLKIFEAQSELGLIVSQELRILGATDSLLKETFTIRENIVGQYIFDIFPDNPGASEVSPTATLKEVFQRVLTKGVPYKLKALRYDISDPENTGSFIERYWNTNTVPILNEEGDVACILHETINVTEEICAKRQLKESQERERNALAQAEQQRLRLERLFEQAPAAFALLEGPELVFKVVNKTYQQLFPGREMLGLPLFEALPELKDQPVYDIIRKVYDTAETFEGKELLAPLSRYQGQPAEDLYWNFIYQALFDAQGQVSGVLIFSLDVTEFVKSRQQVEKNAVALQELSRKLEDRVEQRTKELRVAQRDAERQSLRLNSLFMQAPAAICILDGPDLVYELVNPEYAALFPERELLGKPILDALPEIKDNKVYRTFRKVYETGITHEEKEMLIPFVRPEDGVMEDRYFRYIQQARYNDQEQVNGVVVFALEVTEQVRARKAEEASVKQLRLVTNSLPVLIGYLDRAERYRFANKAYEKWFRIKSEDLIGRKVRDIIGEVPYQNVKGYIDKVLAGKSIVFESRMPYREDFVKYIHCCYVPDIRDGVVHGFYTLVTDITEQVFVRQALEESEYKANAIAEMLAATNQELKLANDTLGKYNFELELRVEKRTSELQKANRQLQKQIRENKKAEESLSESHKKLQALTKHLQVMREDERKYIARELHDELGQAFTALKIDLTLIMKMLAAGQIEKDLFYAELQSMMKTINSSITAVREIVATLRPTVLDNFGLLSEIESQAQEFQKRTAITMELNTSLKYIPLGQEASIEVFRIIQESITNIARHSEASAATITIDKADNHFRFEVTDNGKGMQADNLTELRTFGLLGMQERADRIGATLTFDSMPDKGTRIILEVPFTALATV
- a CDS encoding PRC-barrel domain-containing protein: MKDKELRNDRLIALSAMKDYKVAKDNPDVLGWRVVGADGESLGIVRDLIVDPKVMKARYLSVVADRKFFKTDNDQHLLVPIGAAALDKKGRKVFLSAIDSNSIGRYPVYQGGPITEDYEYAVRETYQRSQRDVLHDDPNRYKEEFDEALTRTDREPQEIREDFYNTDTYNEDRFYTSDQEVYRDRAYPTYENDQTSTTIDTNREVSPQSVEESIATIERLEQLRERGALTSEEFITLKRRALNL
- a CDS encoding membrane or secreted protein; this encodes MVTFTVAVYDEQNRRFIGTYGGTYSLANGHLTENYEFSTFDATQVGRTVTGTSTIKNGRWQTTGPGNKTGEAWKKLNEQNNNSPLAGTWCITGRERNSEMSAVRPGPRKTLKILSDTRFQWIAFNTETAEFSGTGGGRYTAENGKYTEHIEFFSRDSSRVGMQLSFNYEVKDGRWQHSGQSSTGSKVNEIWERITAK
- a CDS encoding polysaccharide biosynthesis/export family protein, whose translation is MKPHIYLYIFFFGCLLFQTSCASRQNSTYFNNASKSEYTQQVENLEPIIQKNDLLSISVYSLNPEATEIFNESNANTGRSSTATSNISQSVGYLVDQEGNIQFPLLGRVKAAGLSKKDLRDNIRTELLRRKLLIEPSVDIRYLNYKVSVLGEVARPSVLTIPNEKITLLEALGLAGDLTIFANRENILLIREEEGKKKLTRINLTTDELFTSPNYYLKSNDIIYVEPNKTKIQSVSPVRQWLPVVFSGLSIVVIAIDRLTR
- a CDS encoding Wzz/FepE/Etk N-terminal domain-containing protein, coding for MSKTVPNTAGENILPALVNKYFPYWPLFVLLVAAALAFAWAYLKYYATPTYEVTASLMMKDEKKGVSDSRMTESIDAFMSNKIVENEINVIHSNSLMKKVVEELDLTTPVYEEGQFKVLSAYTSSPIRITLKNPDKTDEQEKIYFSFNKNNSTVKIGNTAYPLNKWVDTPYGTMRFTKNKNMTRVPDGPLYFSILSPSRASDQLLQKITIEPSGKLSTIVYLSLYDSVPKRGEDILNALINAYSNLAISERNKLAIQTLSFVEDRIKLIEDELEELESKVVKFKSTRGQ